The genomic interval TGCCGGCAGGCCGTACCAGAAGTGGCCCGGAAGCCGGTTTGTCGTTTATGAGGTATCGGATTAACCATGTATAGACGGATACGAAAACTATTATTTAATTACATCCCCGCGATGCTGAAGGCGTCGGCCCTGCGAAAAGCGCCGTTCTTATATAAGGCCTTTGAGATAAAGCCGAGCTCCGCGAACATCATGCTTACGAACAGGTGCAACCTCAGGTGCATGATGTGCAAGCAGTGGAAGGGGCCGTTTGAGAGGGAACTGTCGGCCGAAGACTGGAAACGGGTGATATCGGACCTTAAAAAGAACGGTATCCGAAGCCTCCATTTTACCGGAGGGGAGCCGTTATTGCGCAATGATCTCCGGGAGCTTATCGCATACGGTACTGAGAACGGTTTTGCCGTGGGCATGACGACTAACGGCATGCTATTGGACGCCGGTTCTCTTAAGGGGCTTGTCGATTCAGGCCTAAGGTCCGTCGCCGTTTCTATCGACGCCCTGGACTCGGAGTATGAAAAGGTGCGCGGTATGGCCGGTTCGTTCGCGAAAGTAAAGAAAGCCGTTTCCGCGATAGGGAACGCGGTCAGGACAAGAGGCATGGACGCCTACATCAATTTTACCCTGATGAAAGGCAACATGAAAGAGTTACAGCGCGTCAAGGAGTTCGCGGACGGGTATAATATCCCCGTCCACGTCTGCCTTCTCGACAGGAGCTCCTCTATCTTCGATATCGAGGAGAATAAAAATGATTTCTGGATAAAGACCGACGATGATTTTAAGGAGCTGAAAGAGCTTACCGCCTTCCTGAAGGACGAGATGACGTCAAATCCGCGCAGCCTCATACTCAATTTTCCCGGAGTGGAATATATCGAAAGATATTTCAAGGATCCGCGGCAGGCCTCCGTACCTTGCGTTGTTTCCCAGGATAGGATATATATAGATCCTTACGGCAATCTTTTGAGCGGCTGCCTTTCAATGGGGACGTTCGGTAATGTCGCGGCGAGATCTTTTGGCGAGCTTCAGAAGGATGGAGAGTACGTTTGCGCGAAAAAGAAGATGTTTTACAAAATCTGCCCCGGGTGCTCCTGCGGTTATATGTACAATATACGCAGCTTTCCCGGGCTTTTAATAGCCGACGTTTTTGCCAGGGCGGGATACCGTTCCTCCTCCGCCAAAACCCGCAAGTAAATCCACCCAGTTATAAGCGCCGGCAACCTTCATCCTGAACCTGAAGATCGTGTCTGTGGGGTATATCCTGATCCGCCTTATCTCAAAATTGTCGCCTCCGCCGTTTGCCATTCCCATGATGTTGCTGTAAGCCCTCTTGTAACCCGCCCTTTTAAGAGCGTCTTCCGTCGTTCCATTAAAAGATCCTGCGTTGCCGAAAGGGTAGGAGAACGAGAGCGGGTTGCAGCCGGTTGCCTCGGCTATCCTTTTCCCGGAAGAGAGCGCCTCATTGTAGGCCTCGCCTTCATCGAGCCCGGACATTACCCGGTGAGTCGCCGAGTGGCTTCCCAATTCTATTCCCGCGGCGGACATCTCCTTCACCTGTCCCCAGGTGAGCGCTTTAGGCGCCTTCCGCCCGCTGAAAAACCGGTCGAAAGAGACCTTCCCGTCGATGTGTCCCGTCGTCAGAAATAATATAGACCTTATGCCGTATTTTTTAAGGATGGGAAAGGCGTTCAGGTATACATTCTCATAGCCGTCGTCAAAAGAAACGACGAACCTATCACGGTATTTGGACAGGTCCGCCATCTGCTTTTCGAAAAGTTCGGGGTCCACGCTGATCTTATTGGGATCGTAACTTGCGTCTATGCGTTCTACGGAATGGTATACGAGGACGGCGCATTTGCGCCTGCTAAACGGCAGCGTTATTATATACAGTAGAAGGCTTAAGGCGTCTTTTATAAGGGTGATCATCTTTTTCTTGCTTTGATGATGTGGTCTATGCCTATGAATGGGCTGGATACGAAATTCATTCTCTTCGTGATCGCGAGAGAGGTCTTCGGGAAGAGCTTGTTCAGGAACGAAAGCCTGAATATATGGAAACGCGATTTCTCGATCTCGAAACCGTTTTTCCTGAGCGAGCCGTATATTTCCCGTCGGGAAATATATCGGGTGTCGTACCCGTATGTTATGGCATTTTCCAGGAAACCCGCCTTAAATATCCGGCGAACAGACCTTAATATGCCGCGCGTGACGCCGTCCAGCTTGTTCAACAGGCTGGTGCCGTTAGGTACGGTGAATATGGCGATGGCCCCGTGTTTAGATACCCTGGCGGCCTCCTTGATCGCTCTATTGATATCGGGAAGATATTCCAATACGCCTACGCATATGACTCCGTCAAAGAAACCATCCTGGAATTTCAAGTCTTCGGCCGTTCCCACGAAAAAGGATGCGTTTTCGAACCCCTTCGTTTTTGCTATGCCTATCATATTTTCGGAGGGATCTACCCCGTAGATCTCATAGCCCGCTTTAGAGAGAATATCGGTATACACGGCGGGGCCGCACCCCACATCAAGGACCTTTCCGCCCTTAAGGCGGAACATATCCATTACTATCCTTTTACGCTCATCGAATATGAAGGATCTCAGGTCAGAGACCTTGTCATAGGCCCTGTTATAGTTTGCCGCTTCAGTCTCGAAATACCCTTTTTTTTCCGCTTGTGCCATAA from Candidatus Omnitrophota bacterium carries:
- a CDS encoding radical SAM protein, whose translation is MYRRIRKLLFNYIPAMLKASALRKAPFLYKAFEIKPSSANIMLTNRCNLRCMMCKQWKGPFERELSAEDWKRVISDLKKNGIRSLHFTGGEPLLRNDLRELIAYGTENGFAVGMTTNGMLLDAGSLKGLVDSGLRSVAVSIDALDSEYEKVRGMAGSFAKVKKAVSAIGNAVRTRGMDAYINFTLMKGNMKELQRVKEFADGYNIPVHVCLLDRSSSIFDIEENKNDFWIKTDDDFKELKELTAFLKDEMTSNPRSLILNFPGVEYIERYFKDPRQASVPCVVSQDRIYIDPYGNLLSGCLSMGTFGNVAARSFGELQKDGEYVCAKKKMFYKICPGCSCGYMYNIRSFPGLLIADVFARAGYRSSSAKTRK
- a CDS encoding polysaccharide deacetylase family protein; this translates as MITLIKDALSLLLYIITLPFSRRKCAVLVYHSVERIDASYDPNKISVDPELFEKQMADLSKYRDRFVVSFDDGYENVYLNAFPILKKYGIRSILFLTTGHIDGKVSFDRFFSGRKAPKALTWGQVKEMSAAGIELGSHSATHRVMSGLDEGEAYNEALSSGKRIAEATGCNPLSFSYPFGNAGSFNGTTEDALKRAGYKRAYSNIMGMANGGGDNFEIRRIRIYPTDTIFRFRMKVAGAYNWVDLLAGFGGGGTVSRPGKNVGY
- a CDS encoding methyltransferase domain-containing protein; amino-acid sequence: MAQAEKKGYFETEAANYNRAYDKVSDLRSFIFDERKRIVMDMFRLKGGKVLDVGCGPAVYTDILSKAGYEIYGVDPSENMIGIAKTKGFENASFFVGTAEDLKFQDGFFDGVICVGVLEYLPDINRAIKEAARVSKHGAIAIFTVPNGTSLLNKLDGVTRGILRSVRRIFKAGFLENAITYGYDTRYISRREIYGSLRKNGFEIEKSRFHIFRLSFLNKLFPKTSLAITKRMNFVSSPFIGIDHIIKARKR